A DNA window from Microcystis aeruginosa NIES-843 contains the following coding sequences:
- the ftsH2 gene encoding ATP-dependent zinc metalloprotease FtsH2 codes for MKLSWKTILLWTLPALVVGFFLWQGTFATATSNIGNNTATTRMTYGRFLEYLDSGRVVSVDLYEGGRTAIVQALDPELENRVQRLRVDLPANSPDLIARLRDSKISFDAHPMRNDGAWWGFLGNLLFPFLLIAALFFLFRRSNNIPGGPGQAMSFGKSKARFQMEAKTGITFDDVAGIDEAKEELQEVVTFLKQPEKFTAVGAKIPKGVLLVGPPGTGKTLLAKAIAGEAGVPFFSISGSEFVEMFVGVGASRVRDLFKKAKENAPCLIFIDEIDAVGRQRGAGIGGGNDEREQTLNQLLTEMDGFEGNTGIIIIAATNRPDVLDSALMRPGRFDRQVTVDAPDFKGRLEILDVHARNKKLANDVSIEAIARRTPGFSGADLANLLNEAAILTARRRKDAITLLEIDDAVDRVIAGMEGTPLVDSKSKRLIAYHEVGHAIVGTLLKDHDPVQKVTLIPRGQAQGLTWFTPNEEQGLTTKAQLMARISGALGGRAAEEEIFGYDEVTTGAGGDLQQVSDMARQMVTRFGMSDLGPLSLESQGGEVFLGGGLMTRSEYSEKVATRIDDQVRSIVEHCHEISRQIIRDHREVIDRVVDLLIEKETIDGGEFRQIVAEYAYVPEKEQFVPQL; via the coding sequence ATGAAACTATCTTGGAAAACGATTTTACTGTGGACATTGCCCGCCCTCGTGGTCGGTTTTTTCCTCTGGCAAGGCACTTTTGCCACCGCCACCAGTAATATCGGCAATAACACCGCCACTACCCGCATGACCTACGGACGCTTTCTAGAATACCTAGACAGTGGTAGGGTTGTCAGCGTCGATCTCTACGAAGGGGGCAGAACCGCGATCGTACAGGCCCTAGATCCAGAACTAGAAAACCGAGTACAACGCCTACGGGTCGATTTACCGGCCAATTCCCCGGATTTGATCGCCCGTTTACGCGATTCTAAAATTAGTTTCGATGCTCACCCGATGCGGAATGACGGCGCTTGGTGGGGATTCCTCGGTAATCTACTTTTCCCCTTTTTGCTGATTGCCGCTCTCTTTTTCCTGTTCCGCCGTTCTAATAATATCCCAGGCGGTCCGGGTCAAGCGATGAGTTTTGGTAAATCAAAAGCCCGTTTCCAGATGGAAGCGAAAACCGGTATCACCTTTGATGATGTGGCGGGAATTGACGAAGCGAAGGAAGAATTACAGGAAGTCGTCACTTTCCTCAAACAACCGGAGAAATTTACCGCCGTCGGTGCCAAAATCCCCAAAGGAGTCCTTTTGGTTGGCCCTCCTGGTACGGGTAAAACCCTGTTGGCTAAAGCGATCGCCGGTGAAGCGGGTGTACCTTTCTTCAGCATTTCCGGTTCGGAATTTGTGGAAATGTTTGTCGGTGTCGGTGCTTCTCGCGTGCGCGACTTGTTCAAAAAAGCCAAGGAAAATGCTCCCTGTTTAATCTTTATCGATGAAATTGACGCAGTAGGTCGTCAACGGGGTGCCGGTATCGGTGGTGGTAACGATGAACGGGAACAAACCCTAAACCAATTATTGACAGAAATGGACGGTTTCGAGGGGAATACGGGAATTATCATCATTGCCGCCACTAACCGCCCCGATGTTCTCGATTCCGCTCTCATGCGTCCGGGCCGTTTTGATCGCCAAGTAACCGTCGATGCGCCCGATTTTAAAGGTCGTTTAGAGATTTTAGACGTTCACGCCCGCAATAAAAAGCTGGCCAACGACGTTTCCATCGAAGCGATCGCCCGTCGCACTCCAGGGTTCAGTGGAGCAGATTTAGCCAATTTACTGAACGAAGCGGCAATTTTAACCGCCCGTCGTCGTAAAGATGCCATTACCCTCCTAGAGATAGATGACGCGGTAGATCGCGTTATCGCCGGTATGGAAGGCACTCCTTTAGTCGATAGCAAGAGCAAGCGCTTAATCGCTTACCATGAAGTGGGTCATGCGATCGTGGGTACGCTCTTAAAAGATCACGATCCCGTCCAGAAAGTGACTCTGATTCCCCGGGGCCAGGCCCAGGGTTTAACTTGGTTCACTCCCAACGAAGAACAGGGTTTAACCACGAAAGCTCAGTTAATGGCCCGGATTTCCGGTGCTTTAGGTGGTCGGGCAGCCGAGGAAGAAATCTTCGGCTATGATGAGGTGACTACCGGTGCCGGTGGCGATTTACAGCAAGTCTCTGATATGGCGCGTCAGATGGTGACTCGTTTCGGGATGAGCGATTTGGGTCCTTTGTCCCTAGAAAGTCAAGGGGGTGAAGTGTTCCTCGGTGGCGGTTTGATGACTCGTTCCGAGTATTCTGAGAAGGTCGCTACTCGCATCGATGATCAGGTGCGCTCGATCGTGGAACACTGCCATGAAATTTCTCGGCAAATTATTCGCGATCATCGCGAAGTGATCGATCGAGTGGTGGACCTGCTGATCGAAAAAGAAACGATCGATGGGGGAGAATTCCGGCAAATTGTGGCTGAATACGCCTACGTTCCCGAAAAAGAACAGTTTGTACCACAGTTATAG
- the holB gene encoding DNA polymerase III subunit delta', protein MIDWSRLIGQNQAIELLQRALEINSIAPAYLFAGAKGIGRNLAAKCFCQDLLTRDRSPETRELILKRFLGGNHPDLLWIEPTYQHQGKLLTAKEAQESNLKRKAPPQIRIEQIREITNFLSRPPLESSRSVVVIEQADTMTESAANALLKTLEEPGKATLILIAPSPSSLLPTLVSRCQHIPFQRLSEENLAQVLRSNGHARVLNYPAILGLAQGSPGEAIAALEFLDSLPQDLPRSLSKFPLKLSQALELAKIIAQTLDTETQLWYVSYLQYEDWQRRRERSILEILEKTRRQLLAYVQPRLVWECTFLALAKLSTAQKS, encoded by the coding sequence ATGATAGATTGGTCACGGTTAATCGGTCAAAATCAGGCCATTGAACTACTACAAAGAGCGCTTGAAATCAATTCGATCGCTCCCGCTTACTTATTCGCCGGCGCTAAGGGGATTGGACGCAATCTAGCAGCAAAATGTTTCTGTCAAGACTTGTTAACTAGAGATCGATCTCCGGAAACAAGGGAATTAATCCTGAAACGCTTTCTCGGGGGCAATCATCCCGATTTACTCTGGATTGAACCCACTTATCAACACCAAGGCAAACTGCTCACCGCAAAAGAAGCACAGGAAAGCAATCTCAAGCGTAAAGCCCCCCCGCAAATCCGCATCGAGCAAATTCGCGAGATTACTAACTTTTTAAGTCGTCCTCCCCTGGAATCGTCCCGCTCTGTGGTAGTGATCGAGCAAGCAGACACCATGACGGAATCAGCAGCAAATGCCCTCTTAAAAACGCTTGAGGAACCGGGAAAAGCCACTTTAATCCTGATTGCTCCCAGTCCTTCCTCTTTACTACCCACTCTCGTTTCTCGCTGTCAACATATCCCTTTTCAGCGTCTTTCGGAAGAAAATCTCGCTCAAGTCTTGCGCTCTAACGGACACGCTCGCGTTCTCAATTATCCGGCAATTCTCGGTTTAGCCCAAGGTAGCCCCGGAGAAGCGATCGCCGCTTTAGAATTTCTCGACAGTCTCCCCCAAGATTTACCGCGATCTTTGAGCAAATTTCCCCTAAAACTCTCCCAAGCACTGGAATTAGCCAAAATTATTGCTCAAACTCTTGACACGGAAACCCAATTATGGTATGTGAGTTATCTTCAGTATGAGGATTGGCAACGACGACGAGAGCGATCGATTTTAGAAATCTTGGAAAAAACCCGCCGGCAGCTGTTAGCCTACGTTCAACCCCGTTTAGTCTGGGAATGCACTTTCTTGGCATTAGCCAAGCTATCCACCGCCCAAAAGTCTTAA